One stretch of Malus domestica chromosome 14, GDT2T_hap1 DNA includes these proteins:
- the LOC103455371 gene encoding galactoside 2-alpha-L-fucosyltransferase-like has product MKRFKQNLDADDLSKHLDLDTRSALRDPDRKSASGSMKVMGIFVAALILFSVLFSVNVVLRDPPSDAVFETSKAAVLEVEPRKGLEDQFSQSVKVPEDKLLGGLLADGFDEGYCVSRYQSASYRKELPYRPSSYLISKLRSYEALHKRCGPYTKAYNKTLEQLKSGHGTSSLDCNYVVWISFSGLGNRILTLASVFLYALLTNRVLLVDPGVDMVDLFCEPFPEVSWFLPTDFPLKDQFNSLDQKSPHCYGKMLKTSNFTNSDDSVRPSFVYLHLAHDYDDQDKLFFCNQDQAFLERIPWLIMKTDNYFVPSLFLIPSFEQELHKLFPRKETAFHFLGRYLFHPTNVVWGLITRYYQAYLAKADERIGIQIRVFDTGIGPFEHVFDQILSCALKEKLLPELNRQDFIVSPSGNPKSKAVMMTSLSSGYSEKLRDMYWEHPTVTGEVVGIFQPSHEEYQQTEKHTHNRKAWAEMYLLSLTDVLVTSSWSTFGYVAQSLGGLTPWILYKPENSTAPNPPCRRAMSMEPCFHAPPFYDCKAKTGIDTGALVPHVRHCEDMSWGLKLVDRYDEF; this is encoded by the exons ATGAAGAGGTTCAAGCAAAACCTTGATGCTGATGATTTGTCGAAGCATTTGGATTTGGATACCCGTAGTGCTCTGAGGGACCCGGATAGGAAATCTGCGTCGGGTTCGATGAAGGTGATGGGGATCTTTGTGGCTGCCTTGATTCTGTTTTCGGTTTTGTTCTCGGTGAATGTGGTTCTCAGAGACCCGCCTTCGGATGCTGTTTTCGAAACTTCAAAAGCTGCAGTTCTTGAAGTGGAACCCAGAAAAG GTTTAGAAGATCAGTTTTCTCAGTCTGTTAAGGTGCCAGAGGATAAATTGCTTGGCGGCCTTCTCGCTGATGGATTTGATGAAGGATATTGTGTCAGCAGGTACCAGTCAGCTTCATATCGTAAAGAACTGCCTTACAGACCTTCTTCTTACCTTATATCCAAGTTACGAAGCTATGAAGCTCTGCATAAACGTTGTGGACCTTACACCAAAGCCTATAACAAAACCCTGGAACAACTCAAGTCTGGCCATGGCACAAGCTCCTTGGATTGTAACTATGTGGTATGGATTTCCTTTAGTGGATTAGGGAATAGGATACTGACCCTAGCTTCAGTGTTTCTTTACGCTCTCCTGACAAACCGGGTTCTACTAGTGGACCCTGGAGTTGACATGGTTGACCTCTTCTGTGAACCATTTCCAGAAGTCTCATGGTTTCTTCCCACGGATTTCCCCCTTAAGGACCAGTTCAACAGCTTGGATCAGAAATCTCCTCACTGTTATGGGAAGATGCTGAAGACTAGTAACTTTACAAATTCAGATGATTCGGTGAGGCCATCTTTTGTGTATCTCCATCTAGCTCATGATTACGATGATCAAGATAAGCTTTTCTTCTGCAATCAAGATCAGGCTTTCCTTGAAAGGATACCGTGGTTGATCATGAAAACAGATAACTATTTTGTCCCGTCTCTTTTCTTGATCCCATCTTTCGAGCAGGAACTACATAAACTCTTCCCAAGGAAGGAAACAGCCTTCCATTTTTTGGGTCGATACCTGTTCCACCCCACAAATGTCGTATGGGGATTGATTACTAGATACTATCAAGCTTATTTAGCAAAAGCAGATGAAAGAATAGGCATCCAGATCAGAGTCTTTGATACTGGGATTGGCCCCTTTGAACACGTGTTTGATCAGATCCTATCCTGTGCATTGAAGGAGAAGCTGCTACCTGAACTCAACCGGCAGGATTTCATCGTCAGTCCATCGGGAAACCCAAAGTCTAAAGCTGTGATGATGACATCTTTAAGCTCTGGTTACTCTGAGAAGCTAAGAGACATGTACTGGGAGCATCCTACTGTGACAGGGGAGGTGGTTGGCATTTTCCAGCCGAGTCACGAGGAGTATCAACAAACTGAGAAGCATACGCACAACCGCAAGGCATGGGCCGAAATGTATCTACTAAGCTTGACAGATGTGTTGGTCACAAGCTCATGGTCAACATTTGGGTATGTCGCGCAGAGTCTTGGGGGGCTGACACCGTGGATACTCTACAAACCGGAGAACAGTACAGCACCCAATCCTCCTTGTCGACGAGCAATGTCAATGGAGCCTTGCTTCCACGCACCTCCCTTCTACGATTGCAAGGCCAAGACAGGAATCGACACAGGTGCATTGGTTCCTCATGTGAGGCATTGTGAGGATATGAGCTGGGGTCTTAAGCTGGTCGATCGTTACGATGAGTTCTAG